The Brassica napus cultivar Da-Ae chromosome C7, Da-Ae, whole genome shotgun sequence genome has a segment encoding these proteins:
- the LOC111207516 gene encoding guanine nucleotide-binding protein subunit beta-like has translation MSVSELKERHAVATETVNSLRDKLRQRRLQLLDTDVAKYSAAQGRSPVKFGATDLVCCRTLLGHTGKVYSLDWTPERNRIVSASQDGRLIVWNALTSQKTHAIKLPCAWVMTCAFSPNGQTVACGGLDSVCSIFSLSSTADKDGTVPVSRTLSGHRGYVSCCQYVPNEDAHLITSSGDQTCVLWDVTTGLKTSVFGGEFQSGHTGDVLSVSISGSNPNWFISGSCDTTACLWDTRAASRAVRTFHGHEGDVNTVKFFPDGYRFGTGSDDGTCRLYDLRTGHQLQVYHQAHGDGENLPVTSIAFSASGRLLFAGYANNNTCYVWDTLLGEVVLDLGELQDSHKNRISCLGMSADGSALCTGSWDSNLKIWAFGGHRRVT, from the exons ATGTCTGTCTCAGAGCTCAAAGAACGCCACGCCGTCGCTACGGAGACCGTCAACAGCCTCCGTGACAAACTTAGACAAAGACGCCTCCAGCTCCTAGATACCGATG TGGCCAAGTACTCAGCAGCTCAGGGTCGTTCTCCAGTGAAGTTCGGAGCGACGGATCTGGTTTGTTGCCGTACTCTACTGGGACACACCGGGAAG GTTTATTCTTTGGACTGGACGCCTGAGAGGAACCGGATCGTGAGCGCATCTCAAGACGGGAGGTTAATAGTGTGGAACGCTCTAACGAGTCAGAAGACTCACGCTATAAAACTCCCTTGCGCGTGGGTGATGACATGCGCCTTCTCTCCAAACGGTCAGACGGTTGCCTGCGGTGGGTTAGACAGCGTGTGTTCCATCTTCAGTCTCAGCTCAACCGCTGACAAGGACGGAACTGTACCCGTTTCGAGAACCCTCAGTGGCCACAGGGGTTACGTTTCGTGCTGTCAGTATGTCCCAAACGAGGATGCTCATCTCATCACCAGCTCGGGTGATCAGACATGTGTCTTGTGGGATGTGACTACTGGTCTCAAAACATCTGTTTTTGGCGGTGAGTTTCAGTCTGGACATACCGGTGACGTACTAAG TGTCTCAATCAGTGGATCAAACCCGAATTGGTTTATATCCGGTTCGTGTGATACCACTGCATGCTTGTGGGACACTCGAGCTGCAAGCCGAGCGGTGAGAACGTTTCATGGGCACGAGGGAGATGTTAATACCGTCAAGTTTTTCCCTGATGGGTATAGATTTGGGACTGGATCAGACGATGGGACGTGCAGGTTGTATGATTTAAGGACTGGTCATCAGCTCCAAGTGTATCATCAGGCGCATGGTGATGGTGAGAATCTGCCTGTGACATCCATCGCATTCTCTGCCTCCGGGAGGCTTCTCTTCGCTGGCTACGCAAATAACAACACTTGCTACGTTTGGGATACTCTCTTGGGAGAG gttGTGTTGGATTTGGGGGAACTGCAAGATTCGCACAAGAATCGGATAAGCTGTTTGGGGATGTCAGCAGATGGGAGTGCATTGTGTACAGGAAGTTGGGATTCAAATCTTAAG ATATGGGCGTTTGGAGGGCACAGGAGAGTGACATga